From a region of the Ficedula albicollis isolate OC2 chromosome 1A, FicAlb1.5, whole genome shotgun sequence genome:
- the TCP11L2 gene encoding T-complex protein 11-like protein 2 isoform X3, which translates to MPLSDDQNSDSDSSRLSESTTSSSDSEYSRQSFNSDSSSKPSSPASASPPKVITFDELMAATRNLSNWTLAHEIAVNANFCIKHEDYPQNSFAGTVKQIVHKAFWDHLESELNEDPPEYEHAIKLFEEIKEILLSFLTPGANRIHNQICEVLDTDLIRQQAEHNAVDIPGLANYIINTMGKLCAPIRDNDIKQLKATDNIVELLRQIFRVLDLMKVDMANYTIKSLRPYLWHNLVDYERTKFQEILEETPSALDLTTEWIKESIEDELSSISDESSSSPGADSSSKPIISPTLVLNNGYLKLLQWDYCKTIPETLITDEVRLQELREKLNQLKVVACVSLITNNMVGAAIVDVPDFADQLKRISLPLLEGMSKNFDLKEALNAIGVQICSTVNKFLSERGLPTLSEEIQSNLMGQIAHIVEKNNPVCSLIDKRIQLFMRSLLALPSFQKCMPTVPGGLSVIQTEIELLGSQYASIVNFNKKVYGPFYANILKKLLFPEAAMEKTEGETSNN; encoded by the exons ATGCCTCTCAGTGATGACCAGAACAGTGACTCGGATTCTTCACGCCTCTCGGAAAGCACAACTTCTTCCAGCGACTCGGAATATTCCAGGCAGAGCTTTAACAGTGATTCTTCAAGCAAACCCAGCTCCCCAGCGT CAGCAAGCCCTCCCAAGGTTATCACATTTGATGAACTGATGGCAGCTACAAGAAATCTGTCAAACTGGACTCTAGCTCATGAAATTGCTGTAAATGCCAATTTTTGCATAAAACATGAAGACTACCCACAAAACAG CTTTGCAGGCACAGTGAAACAAATTGTACACAAGGCATTTTGGGATCATTTGGAATCGGAGCTGAATGAAGATCCTCCAGAATACGAACATGCTATCAAGCTCTTTGAGGAAATTAAGGAG attcttctttccttcctgacTCCTGGAGCAAACAGGATTCACAATCAAATTTGTGAAGTTCTAGATACGGATCTTATAAGACAACAGGCTGAGCATAATGCTGTTGATATTCCTGGGCTAGCTAACTATATCATCAACACTATGGGAAAGTTATGTGCTCCAATAAGAGACAACGACATAAAACAGTTAAAAGCAACTGACAATATTGTAGAGTTACTGAG ACAAATATTCCGTGTTTTGGACCTGATGAAAGTGGATATGGCAAATTACACAATTAAAAGCCTTAGACCGTACCTCTGGCATAACTTGGTGGACTACGAAAGAACAAAATTCCAGGAAATTCTTGAAGAAACACCAA GTGCCCTGGATCTCACAACAGAATGGATAAAAGAATCAATAGAAGATGAATTGTCATCTATTTCTGATGAGTCTTCATCATCCCCTGGTGCTGATAGTAGTTCAAAACCAATTATTAGTCCTACACTGGTGCTAAACAATGGCTACTTGAAACTGTTACAGTGGGATTACTGCAAAACAATTCCAGAG ACTCTAATAACAGATGAAGTTCGTCTTCAGGAGTTAAGAGAAAAGCTCAATCAATTAAAAGTCGTAGCCTGTGTTTCTCTCATAACAAACAACATGGTGGGTGCAGCAATTGTAGATGTGCCTGATTTTGCTGACCAGCTGAAAAGGATCTCCCTTCCTCTTCTTGAAGGCATGAGCAAGAA TTTTGACTTGAAGGAGGCTCTGAATGCTATTGGCGTCCAGATTTGCAGCACAGTGAACAAGTTTCTAAGTGAAAGAGGTCTTCCCACTCTTAGTGAAGAAATACAGAGTAATTTAATGGGTCAAATTGCTCATATTGTTGAGAAGAATAATCCTGTCTGTTCCTTGATTG aCAAACGGATCCAGCTCTTCATGAGAAGCTTGCTTGCTCTTCCAAGTTTTCAGAAGTGTATGCCTACTGTGCCAGGAGGCCTTTCTGTGATTCAGACTGAGATAGAGTTGCTGGGATCTCAGTATGCAAGCATTGTAAACTTCAATAAAAAAGTGTATGGACCATTCTATGCAAACATACttaaaaaactgctttttcctgAGGCAGCaatggagaaaacagaaggagaaacatctaacaattaa
- the TCP11L2 gene encoding T-complex protein 11-like protein 2 isoform X1: MPLSDDQNSDSDSSRLSESTTSSSDSEYSRQSFNSDSSSKPSSPASASPPKVITFDELMAATRNLSNWTLAHEIAVNANFCIKHEDYPQNSFAGTVKQIVHKAFWDHLESELNEDPPEYEHAIKLFEEIKEILLSFLTPGANRIHNQICEVLDTDLIRQQAEHNAVDIPGLANYIINTMGKLCAPIRDNDIKQLKATDNIVELLRQIFRVLDLMKVDMANYTIKSLRPYLWHNLVDYERTKFQEILEETPSALDLTTEWIKESIEDELSSISDESSSSPGADSSSKPIISPTLVLNNGYLKLLQWDYCKTIPETLITDEVRLQELREKLNQLKVVACVSLITNNMVGAAIVDVPDFADQLKRISLPLLEGMSKKSFDLKEALNAIGVQICSTVNKFLSERGLPTLSEEIQSNLMGQIAHIVEKNNPVCSLIDKRIQLFMRSLLALPSFQKCMPTVPGGLSVIQTEIELLGSQYASIVNFNKKVYGPFYANILKKLLFPEAAMEKTEGETSNN; encoded by the exons ATGCCTCTCAGTGATGACCAGAACAGTGACTCGGATTCTTCACGCCTCTCGGAAAGCACAACTTCTTCCAGCGACTCGGAATATTCCAGGCAGAGCTTTAACAGTGATTCTTCAAGCAAACCCAGCTCCCCAGCGT CAGCAAGCCCTCCCAAGGTTATCACATTTGATGAACTGATGGCAGCTACAAGAAATCTGTCAAACTGGACTCTAGCTCATGAAATTGCTGTAAATGCCAATTTTTGCATAAAACATGAAGACTACCCACAAAACAG CTTTGCAGGCACAGTGAAACAAATTGTACACAAGGCATTTTGGGATCATTTGGAATCGGAGCTGAATGAAGATCCTCCAGAATACGAACATGCTATCAAGCTCTTTGAGGAAATTAAGGAG attcttctttccttcctgacTCCTGGAGCAAACAGGATTCACAATCAAATTTGTGAAGTTCTAGATACGGATCTTATAAGACAACAGGCTGAGCATAATGCTGTTGATATTCCTGGGCTAGCTAACTATATCATCAACACTATGGGAAAGTTATGTGCTCCAATAAGAGACAACGACATAAAACAGTTAAAAGCAACTGACAATATTGTAGAGTTACTGAG ACAAATATTCCGTGTTTTGGACCTGATGAAAGTGGATATGGCAAATTACACAATTAAAAGCCTTAGACCGTACCTCTGGCATAACTTGGTGGACTACGAAAGAACAAAATTCCAGGAAATTCTTGAAGAAACACCAA GTGCCCTGGATCTCACAACAGAATGGATAAAAGAATCAATAGAAGATGAATTGTCATCTATTTCTGATGAGTCTTCATCATCCCCTGGTGCTGATAGTAGTTCAAAACCAATTATTAGTCCTACACTGGTGCTAAACAATGGCTACTTGAAACTGTTACAGTGGGATTACTGCAAAACAATTCCAGAG ACTCTAATAACAGATGAAGTTCGTCTTCAGGAGTTAAGAGAAAAGCTCAATCAATTAAAAGTCGTAGCCTGTGTTTCTCTCATAACAAACAACATGGTGGGTGCAGCAATTGTAGATGTGCCTGATTTTGCTGACCAGCTGAAAAGGATCTCCCTTCCTCTTCTTGAAGGCATGAGCAAGAA aAGTTTTGACTTGAAGGAGGCTCTGAATGCTATTGGCGTCCAGATTTGCAGCACAGTGAACAAGTTTCTAAGTGAAAGAGGTCTTCCCACTCTTAGTGAAGAAATACAGAGTAATTTAATGGGTCAAATTGCTCATATTGTTGAGAAGAATAATCCTGTCTGTTCCTTGATTG aCAAACGGATCCAGCTCTTCATGAGAAGCTTGCTTGCTCTTCCAAGTTTTCAGAAGTGTATGCCTACTGTGCCAGGAGGCCTTTCTGTGATTCAGACTGAGATAGAGTTGCTGGGATCTCAGTATGCAAGCATTGTAAACTTCAATAAAAAAGTGTATGGACCATTCTATGCAAACATACttaaaaaactgctttttcctgAGGCAGCaatggagaaaacagaaggagaaacatctaacaattaa
- the TCP11L2 gene encoding T-complex protein 11-like protein 2 isoform X4, with amino-acid sequence MAATRNLSNWTLAHEIAVNANFCIKHEDYPQNSFAGTVKQIVHKAFWDHLESELNEDPPEYEHAIKLFEEIKEILLSFLTPGANRIHNQICEVLDTDLIRQQAEHNAVDIPGLANYIINTMGKLCAPIRDNDIKQLKATDNIVELLRQIFRVLDLMKVDMANYTIKSLRPYLWHNLVDYERTKFQEILEETPSALDLTTEWIKESIEDELSSISDESSSSPGADSSSKPIISPTLVLNNGYLKLLQWDYCKTIPETLITDEVRLQELREKLNQLKVVACVSLITNNMVGAAIVDVPDFADQLKRISLPLLEGMSKKSFDLKEALNAIGVQICSTVNKFLSERGLPTLSEEIQSNLMGQIAHIVEKNNPVCSLIDKRIQLFMRSLLALPSFQKCMPTVPGGLSVIQTEIELLGSQYASIVNFNKKVYGPFYANILKKLLFPEAAMEKTEGETSNN; translated from the exons ATGGCAGCTACAAGAAATCTGTCAAACTGGACTCTAGCTCATGAAATTGCTGTAAATGCCAATTTTTGCATAAAACATGAAGACTACCCACAAAACAG CTTTGCAGGCACAGTGAAACAAATTGTACACAAGGCATTTTGGGATCATTTGGAATCGGAGCTGAATGAAGATCCTCCAGAATACGAACATGCTATCAAGCTCTTTGAGGAAATTAAGGAG attcttctttccttcctgacTCCTGGAGCAAACAGGATTCACAATCAAATTTGTGAAGTTCTAGATACGGATCTTATAAGACAACAGGCTGAGCATAATGCTGTTGATATTCCTGGGCTAGCTAACTATATCATCAACACTATGGGAAAGTTATGTGCTCCAATAAGAGACAACGACATAAAACAGTTAAAAGCAACTGACAATATTGTAGAGTTACTGAG ACAAATATTCCGTGTTTTGGACCTGATGAAAGTGGATATGGCAAATTACACAATTAAAAGCCTTAGACCGTACCTCTGGCATAACTTGGTGGACTACGAAAGAACAAAATTCCAGGAAATTCTTGAAGAAACACCAA GTGCCCTGGATCTCACAACAGAATGGATAAAAGAATCAATAGAAGATGAATTGTCATCTATTTCTGATGAGTCTTCATCATCCCCTGGTGCTGATAGTAGTTCAAAACCAATTATTAGTCCTACACTGGTGCTAAACAATGGCTACTTGAAACTGTTACAGTGGGATTACTGCAAAACAATTCCAGAG ACTCTAATAACAGATGAAGTTCGTCTTCAGGAGTTAAGAGAAAAGCTCAATCAATTAAAAGTCGTAGCCTGTGTTTCTCTCATAACAAACAACATGGTGGGTGCAGCAATTGTAGATGTGCCTGATTTTGCTGACCAGCTGAAAAGGATCTCCCTTCCTCTTCTTGAAGGCATGAGCAAGAA aAGTTTTGACTTGAAGGAGGCTCTGAATGCTATTGGCGTCCAGATTTGCAGCACAGTGAACAAGTTTCTAAGTGAAAGAGGTCTTCCCACTCTTAGTGAAGAAATACAGAGTAATTTAATGGGTCAAATTGCTCATATTGTTGAGAAGAATAATCCTGTCTGTTCCTTGATTG aCAAACGGATCCAGCTCTTCATGAGAAGCTTGCTTGCTCTTCCAAGTTTTCAGAAGTGTATGCCTACTGTGCCAGGAGGCCTTTCTGTGATTCAGACTGAGATAGAGTTGCTGGGATCTCAGTATGCAAGCATTGTAAACTTCAATAAAAAAGTGTATGGACCATTCTATGCAAACATACttaaaaaactgctttttcctgAGGCAGCaatggagaaaacagaaggagaaacatctaacaattaa
- the TCP11L2 gene encoding T-complex protein 11-like protein 2 isoform X2: MPLSDDQNSDSDSSRLSESTTSSSDSEYSRQSFNSDSSSKPSSPASSPPKVITFDELMAATRNLSNWTLAHEIAVNANFCIKHEDYPQNSFAGTVKQIVHKAFWDHLESELNEDPPEYEHAIKLFEEIKEILLSFLTPGANRIHNQICEVLDTDLIRQQAEHNAVDIPGLANYIINTMGKLCAPIRDNDIKQLKATDNIVELLRQIFRVLDLMKVDMANYTIKSLRPYLWHNLVDYERTKFQEILEETPSALDLTTEWIKESIEDELSSISDESSSSPGADSSSKPIISPTLVLNNGYLKLLQWDYCKTIPETLITDEVRLQELREKLNQLKVVACVSLITNNMVGAAIVDVPDFADQLKRISLPLLEGMSKKSFDLKEALNAIGVQICSTVNKFLSERGLPTLSEEIQSNLMGQIAHIVEKNNPVCSLIDKRIQLFMRSLLALPSFQKCMPTVPGGLSVIQTEIELLGSQYASIVNFNKKVYGPFYANILKKLLFPEAAMEKTEGETSNN, translated from the exons ATGCCTCTCAGTGATGACCAGAACAGTGACTCGGATTCTTCACGCCTCTCGGAAAGCACAACTTCTTCCAGCGACTCGGAATATTCCAGGCAGAGCTTTAACAGTGATTCTTCAAGCAAACCCAGCTCCCCAGCGT CAAGCCCTCCCAAGGTTATCACATTTGATGAACTGATGGCAGCTACAAGAAATCTGTCAAACTGGACTCTAGCTCATGAAATTGCTGTAAATGCCAATTTTTGCATAAAACATGAAGACTACCCACAAAACAG CTTTGCAGGCACAGTGAAACAAATTGTACACAAGGCATTTTGGGATCATTTGGAATCGGAGCTGAATGAAGATCCTCCAGAATACGAACATGCTATCAAGCTCTTTGAGGAAATTAAGGAG attcttctttccttcctgacTCCTGGAGCAAACAGGATTCACAATCAAATTTGTGAAGTTCTAGATACGGATCTTATAAGACAACAGGCTGAGCATAATGCTGTTGATATTCCTGGGCTAGCTAACTATATCATCAACACTATGGGAAAGTTATGTGCTCCAATAAGAGACAACGACATAAAACAGTTAAAAGCAACTGACAATATTGTAGAGTTACTGAG ACAAATATTCCGTGTTTTGGACCTGATGAAAGTGGATATGGCAAATTACACAATTAAAAGCCTTAGACCGTACCTCTGGCATAACTTGGTGGACTACGAAAGAACAAAATTCCAGGAAATTCTTGAAGAAACACCAA GTGCCCTGGATCTCACAACAGAATGGATAAAAGAATCAATAGAAGATGAATTGTCATCTATTTCTGATGAGTCTTCATCATCCCCTGGTGCTGATAGTAGTTCAAAACCAATTATTAGTCCTACACTGGTGCTAAACAATGGCTACTTGAAACTGTTACAGTGGGATTACTGCAAAACAATTCCAGAG ACTCTAATAACAGATGAAGTTCGTCTTCAGGAGTTAAGAGAAAAGCTCAATCAATTAAAAGTCGTAGCCTGTGTTTCTCTCATAACAAACAACATGGTGGGTGCAGCAATTGTAGATGTGCCTGATTTTGCTGACCAGCTGAAAAGGATCTCCCTTCCTCTTCTTGAAGGCATGAGCAAGAA aAGTTTTGACTTGAAGGAGGCTCTGAATGCTATTGGCGTCCAGATTTGCAGCACAGTGAACAAGTTTCTAAGTGAAAGAGGTCTTCCCACTCTTAGTGAAGAAATACAGAGTAATTTAATGGGTCAAATTGCTCATATTGTTGAGAAGAATAATCCTGTCTGTTCCTTGATTG aCAAACGGATCCAGCTCTTCATGAGAAGCTTGCTTGCTCTTCCAAGTTTTCAGAAGTGTATGCCTACTGTGCCAGGAGGCCTTTCTGTGATTCAGACTGAGATAGAGTTGCTGGGATCTCAGTATGCAAGCATTGTAAACTTCAATAAAAAAGTGTATGGACCATTCTATGCAAACATACttaaaaaactgctttttcctgAGGCAGCaatggagaaaacagaaggagaaacatctaacaattaa